DNA from Chiloscyllium plagiosum isolate BGI_BamShark_2017 chromosome 44, ASM401019v2, whole genome shotgun sequence:
ATTCTTGAGAAATTGAGTCCTTCACTTTGCAAATTACAGCTGGGAATAGTCAAAAAAAGCTGGCATCGTATAAATCAGCTCAAATTTCTCAAGGGGCAGGTAGCCCATATATTGTCACTCAGCCCAGGTACAAACTGATGTCCCTTGAGCAGGAGACTCAGGCTGAAGGCAACCTGAGAATCGAACCAGTGAACAGACCTCCTTCTCTGACTATCAGGACATCCTACACACTCGATCAGAGTTCTTCCCCCCTACCTGAacagaggaagaaagagagagagagacaccccCCTcttaatatttagattagattagattacttacagtgtggaaacaggcccttcggcccaacaagtccacaccgaccctctgaagagcaacccacccagacccattcccctacattttaccctttCACccattagcatggccaattcacctaacctgcacaattttggactgtgggaggaaaccggagcacccggaggaaacccattcagacacggggagcatgtgcaaactctacacagatggttgcctgaggcaggaattgaacccgggtctttggcgctgtgagacagcagtgcgaacTACTGTGCTCAAGAGATTGAGAAATAAAAGGGAGGAGCACTGCTGTCAAACTAACCCACTCCATTCTCATCTTGCTACTGATCCAGATGGGAGCATGAGAGCTGTGACGTGACAGCACTGATGTGTATTTTAAAATGAGATGAGTGGTGGTGTTCAGATTCTAAAATTTAATGGGGTTTTAAACTTTAAACTTTTCTGCTCATTAATATGACAAAGGGTCTCGGAAACTAAACCGTGATACTCACAGAAACTACACTTGATTGTTTTTTAAGATGGCCTGCCTCACGGAAACGTACAAGCAACCAGACTGACTGCAGTTCGTATGTTCTTCTCCACCTCTATAGTTATCGGTGGATGTGTAGCTGTTGCATTGCGTGTTCACATGGGAAGCCGAGGGACCTGGGGGAATCTGAGATTTGATCCATCCAATGCTGCAGGATGCGAGGGCAGGATTCTGTGGGTTCACCAGCAAAAATGGTCACGTTCAGTTGTGATAACCAACTTACTGTATACAGGAAATCCAATGGAAGATTCCCCTTTTGTTGTATGTGTAGAGGTCTTACAGAGGATTGGTGAGGCTGTACTAAAAGCAGGTGCGCCAAAATAGGCTGCTCAGCCCACAGCCAAGAGAAGGGTTTAGAAACACTGCATTGGTGTCCAGGGAAGCCAAAACTGGTTGTGTCtttagaaaatgtgaagttaaaaAAGAACTGACCAAAAACAGCAGTGAGGACACCCACCATGAATTTTTTATTGATTTGTCTGTAAAATACTTCCGTCTTCAATTTCATGCTCCTTCATAATTTCATTTCACAATAGACACGCCACAATCAAGAATGTGCAAAATAGCGAGAATTTTCAGAGAGGATTAACCAGCACTTTTTCATTGGAGACGTTCATCAGTACAGCCTTTCAGAGTTATAGATTTGCTGCCAAAGGTCCATTTAGAATTTATGAAAAGTTCACAATTTTACTGTGAACAGGTTTCTGAGATTTTTTGAATCaatcctcttgggaaataaggcaggccagCACAGCAattgactgaggtatcagtgggggagtacttcgGGGCCAGCAACCATTATTCTATTAGTTTGgaaatattgatggaaaaggagagaccagatctaagagttaaagttctaaattggacaaaggccaaCTTTGACTGTATTAGGCCAGAAATTCCAAAAGGTGATTGGGGGTGGATAGTCGCAGGTAAAAGAACGGCTGGAAAAgggaaagcattcagaaatgagataatgagagtccagagacaatgaTTCTGTTATTGTGAAAGGCGAGTCTGGTAGGTGAAAGGAATGTTGGATGGCTACAGAAATTGACGTTTTGGTCAGGTTTACACAGCAGatattgagtgaatccttagaagtgtatgaagacagtaggaatatacttaacagggaaatcaggaagacaaaaaatgggacatgagatagctttggcaaatagggttaaggagaactCAAAGGGACTttataaatatgttaaggacaaaacggtaattgaggagagaatagagccaattaaagatcagcaaggcagcctatttgtggaactgcaggaaataAAGGAGATGCTTAAcaagtattttccatcagtgtttactgtggagaaggacacggaagatatagaatgtggagaaatagatggtgacattgtgaaaaatgtccatattaatagaggaggaggtgctggatgccttaaaacacataaaggagGATatatccctaggacctgatcctagaactctgtggaagccatggaaatgattgctgggctcctcactgagatatctgtatcatcaatagtcacaaaatgaggatgctggaagactggaggttgactagtGTAGTGCCACtaattaaggaacaatggaccagtgagcatgacatcagtggtgggtaagttttggaaggaatcctgagggacaggaatttcatgtgtttggaaaggcaaggacttattagggatagtaaacatggctttgtgcatgggaaatcatgtctcacaaacttgattctaTGGGGGGACTCTTAAATACtgaagaggattcatgagggcagaatGATGGATGTAATtgaaatggacttcagtatggcatctgacaaggttccccatgggagaatggttagcaaggttagatcacatggaatacagggagaacgagacatgtggatacagagctggcttgaaggtagaagagagagggtgacggtcgagggttgtttttcagactggaggcctgtgaccagtggtgtgccacaaggatcagtgctgagtccactgctttttgtcatttatataaatgattgaatgtgaacataggaggtacagttagtaagtttgcagatgacaccaaaattggaggtgacagaatacaaaggaatcttgatcagatgggccaatgggctgacgagtggcagatgggagtttaatttaggtgaatatgaggtgctgcattttggaaaggcaaataaggcaggatttatacacttaatgatgtggtcctgggaatgttgctgaatgaggagaccttggattgcagattcatagttcctgaaagtagagtcgcaggtggataggatagtgaagaaggcatttggtgtgctttcctttattagagtattgagtataagatttgggaggtcacgttgcagctgtacaggacattggttaggccacttttggagtactgtttgcaattctggtctccatcctatcggaaggatgttgtgaaacttgaaagggctcagaaaagatgtacaaggatgttgccaggtttggagggtttgaactacaggaagatgctgaataggctgggggcgctttccctggattgtcggaggctgagggatgacttgaaagagatttataaaatcacaagagacatggataggatagacacgatattttccctggggtgggggaaggccaggattagagggcattggtttaggtgagaggggaacaatttgtaagggatttaaggggcaactctttcatgcagagggtagtgcatatgtggaatgagctgctagaggaagtggtggaggcgggtacaattacaatatttaaaaggcatctgaatgagcaTATGATTAGGGAGgatgtgggctaagtgctggcaaatgagactagattaatttaggttatccaGAATGTTAAACTCCAGCCAGTTACAGGTCTGCTCATGTCAGCAGAAACAAACTAAGTGCTTTCACAGGATGAATCCTGCCTGTTGTTAATGTggacaatagcagcagaatcAGAACCCTGCCTTCACTTATGAACGCACTGACATTTCCGCAGGTATCACAACTGAGGCATCCGTTCCTTCACATGGAACACGGGAACAGTTCCTTGCCAGTTTGAACGTGGGGATTCTGAACAAAGTGGCactgcacccaaaacattgactctgtgctCTTCCTCCCCAGATGCTGCCCTACCAGCTGAGTCtctccagtaattcctgtttttgaTTTGGATAACTGTCTGAAATGCTTCCAAAAGGAAGAGCCGCCGAACTGTGTTTCTCCTTAGTGTGAACTCAGTGGTATGACAGGAGAACAAACAACTgagtgaaccccttcccacaaccaAGTCGGGTGAATGGTCTTGTCTACTCTGTGAACCCCTTGGTGTCCAATCAGGTCGAATgtttgagtgaatcctttcccacacacggTCTCCCCCTGTGCGAAGTCATTGGGGTGCAGCGTGGCTGGATGAATTGTTGAATTCCTTTCCCACTGTAAATGCAGTTGCAGGGCCTCTGCTCGGTGCGAACTGTCTGCTGTGACATCCGGGGGAGATGTCTGAGGAGATCTCTTCCCACATACAGAATAGATAAATTGATTACCCCCAACGGGACCACATCAGTAACTTCCCAGCCAAGACGAAGATGTTAACCCTTTACCACAGTGCTCACATTTCCACATTTTGTTCATGGTGCccgtgtttctgtctctctccaggtTGGACAATCAGATGAAGCCCTGATCCGACGTGTAACACAAACACTGTGTCTCCCCACTGTGAATGAtgtagtaatttttaaaaactgattacACAGTCACTGCTGCCCCAGTATCCTCTTAGATTGTGTGCCTGTTGCTGATTCTCACTGATTATTTGATTTGCTCTCCCGCAGACAAAATAAACACTCCTCCTTCAACTTTTCAAGATCAATGGTATTCAAGTCCTGATGGATCAAGTCGCTCTGTTGACGAGTGACATGAGGTTTGATTTGAGATTCTGAACAGGGAACCCTCCCCTTCTGGTATCCTGTAAAGGAGTTTACTCAAGTCCACAGTGACAGTCGAGGGTAGGTATTCAGAAAGataatttcagtttttaataaAAGGATTTTCCTCGGTGTAAATCCTAGTCCCAAACAGCTTCCCTTACAGGCAAGGAGTTACAGAAAGTTCATGAGACTTTGCAGCTGAGTCTCTGTGCGAGTGACTAACACAGCATTTTCAGTGCAGGACAAGTCTCTGAAAGCATACTGTATTTTTGGCCTTGTTTTCAGTTGGGACTGATTTTCAACTTGCTGTCCGACTGGTGTACAAATAAATTTCTTTCGTATCTGCAGGGGACAGCAAGGATAggaaactgggaaaaaaaaaatcaaatcaagtgGACGATTACGTGTCACTTTCTTCCACTTCGTTCTTAACCTGAAAAATGTTGGGTGTGGTGTGTCAGATTCCACAATACAGGACTAAATGACAAAATCATAGTGGAGAGCTTGGCTGTACAAAGCACTTGTAATCCCCTCTGCAAGCTATACTTTTGTGAATGTGTTGGCTTCATGTTAAAAATGTCCTGAAGCAAGTGAAGCAAAAATATGAGAATCCAAATTCCGCAGTCCCTCTTTTCGCATTATTTCATGGTGTAAgggaatcactggctgggccagcatttattgtctgttcctctttgagaagatgttggtgaacTCTCTTCTTGAGTTGCTGTAGTCCGTGGGGCACTGGGGTTCACTTATGAATTCGCTCGTGTGACATTAGGTTGAcggactgagtgaatcccttcccacacacagagcaggtgaacggtctctccccagaGTGAACTCGCTGGTGCACAATGAGGGTGGATTTCCTCCTGAAATTCTTCCCGCAGGTAATGCAGCTGAAAGGCTTTTCTCCAGTGTGAACGCGCTGGTGTGTCGACAGATTGATCTTCTGAGCAAACCCCTTGCCACATTCGGAGCAGGTGAAAGGTTTTTctccagtgtgaacccgctggtgtatGAGCAAGCTGgctgatcgagtgaatccctgcccacattcagagcaggtgaacggttTCTCTCCACTATGAATTCTCTGGTGTGTCAACACATGGGCTCTCTGGGCAAATCCCTTGCCACACAAGGGGCACGTGAACGGCTTTTctccagtgtgaacccgctggtggaTGAGCAGTTTGGATGACTGCGTGAATCCTTTCCCGCACAGGGAgcaagtgaatggcctctccctggtgtgagtgAATTGGTGTACAATGAGAACAGAAGAGTGTCTGAACCTCTTACCACAGGAGGTGCAGCTGAATGGCTTCTGCTCAGTATGAATTCGCTGGTGTGATCGAAGGCCAGATGAACGAGTAAATctcttcccacacacagagcagatgaacggcttctccccagtgtgaactcgctggtgcttattcacttcagaagaagatCTGAACCTTTTTGAACAGCAGctgcagctgaatggcctctcctcgGTATGAATTCGCTGGTGTGCCACCAATTTGTTTGACTCAATAAATCCTTTGCCACACATGGAGCAgttgaatggcttctccccagtgtgaatgcgtTGATGGATTTCCAGCCGGGAGGGGTACTTGAATGCCTTCCCGCAGTCCTCACATTTCCACAAATTCTCCATGGTGTGGATGTATTTGTACCTCTTCAGCTGAAGGATTAGTTAGAAGATTGTCCAAACATGTACAGTCTCTCCCTGCTCGAATGGTGATCTCTTAACTGTGTGAATGATTGGAGTTCCTTTCACTGTCTGTATGCTGGCAACACTCACTTATGACGCGCCTGCCTTGGTGCTTTTCCAGTCGCACTGATGTTTGTAGTCTTTTCTCCAAAAGACAGAACAAAAGTTTCTCCTTACATACTCAAAGGCTGGCGATATTCAGATCCTGGTGAACTGATGACTCTGTTGAACCTTGACAGGACATTTTCAAATCTGTGCAATTGCTTCCCCTGGAAAACGAGATGACAAAAGCCAGTGAAGATTAGAACATCAAAAAAGACAGTTCCAGTTTCTATGGAGTggtttttcctctcttttttttgtcTAGTGGTTGTGGGTGAATACTCTCTGCCCATCTTCTAGCATTTCCTTCCTTACCAGAGGTCAGACCCTCATTgaaacaagggcaagacttacacaattaaagatagtgttgtagaacagggagACACAGGGGTTctgattcacaaccctttgaagtttgcgtcacatatcgacagggtagttaagaaggcattcagtacacttgccttcactggtcacaCCTCTGgacacaggagttgggacatcatattgaggctgtacaggatgtttaGAGcttaaacatgtgttgctggaaaagcgcagcaggtcaggcagcatcaaaggagaaggagaatcgaagtttcgggcataagccgttggATTATATGCAGTTTTGGTAATCCTACTGTCAGAAGAATATTatgaaattggagagggttcagaaaagatttaccaggatgttatggagtttagattagactacttaagagtgtggaaacaggcccttcggcccaacaagtccacaccgacccgccgaagcgcaacccaccagacccattcccttagaTTTACCCATTGACCTaacactggcaatttagcatggccaattcacctaacctgcacatttttggactgtgggaggaaaccggagcacccggaggaaacccacgcagacacggggagaatgtgcaaactccacacagtcagtcaccagagGCGAGAATttaacccgtgtctctggcgctgtgaggcagcagtgctaaccactgtgccaccatgccacccatgagtgtggagggtttgatttataaaagtaggctgagacctttttcactggaattaGGCGTTttaggggtggccttatagatgtttagaaaatcctgaagggcatggataaggttaatagcaagggtctttaccagaggagttcaaaaccagggggcacaattctgaggtgagaggaggaagttttaaaaaggggAATGAGGGCAACAAGTTTGAAAGAGTcattcatgtgtggaattaaaTGCCAGAGGAtctggtggaagcaggtacagttacaacttttaaaaggtattcagttaagtgcatgaatagggaccaaaggcaggcaggcaggtggaaccagtttaatttgggaacaccgtcggtgattagattagattacagtgtagaaacagggccttcggcccaacaagtccacaccgacccgccgaagcgaaacccacccatacccctacacttaccccttacctaacactacgggcaacttagcatggccaattcacctgaccctgcacatctttggactgtgggaggaaaccggagcacctggaggaaacccacgcagacacggggagaatgtgcaaactccacacagtcagtcgcctgaggcgggaattgaacccgggtctctggcgctgtgaggcagcagtgctaaccactgtgccaccgtgccgcccatcaaatGCTGGACAATCTGTCTGGGTTAATTTACAACATCTTGAGGTCAcaggcgagttggactgaaggccctgtttccgtAACATTATCACTCAATCattttccccccaccccacccccccaaagtGGAATTATTGTTTATTCTTCTTCCACCCACATCCCCACTTGTGAACCTTCCTCCTCAAACTGGGGCCTATTGCGTTTACTGCTTGCAaatcatcagaaaaaaaaaatgtaaaaagtcATCAGAGTACTGCAAAATTTGGATAGAAATTGTGAATAAACGTACATtcctctgtgctcttccagcaccactaatccagaacatttctctgggtttgaatTCACTATGGGCAGATCTGCTTTCCCCAGCCACCTGTGACGTAATGCTACGCATGCGCCCTGAT
Protein-coding regions in this window:
- the LOC122543600 gene encoding zinc finger protein 229-like yields the protein MENLWKCEDCGKAFKYPSRLEIHQRIHTGEKPFNCSMCGKGFIESNKLVAHQRIHTEERPFSCSCCSKRFRSSSEVNKHQRVHTGEKPFICSVCGKRFTRSSGLRSHQRIHTEQKPFSCTSCGKRFRHSSVLIVHQFTHTRERPFTCSLCGKGFTQSSKLLIHQRVHTGEKPFTCPLCGKGFAQRAHVLTHQRIHSGEKPFTCSECGQGFTRSASLLIHQRVHTGEKPFTCSECGKGFAQKINLSTHQRVHTGEKPFSCITCGKNFRRKSTLIVHQRVHSGERPFTCSVCGKGFTQSVNLMSHERIHK